The genomic region AAGGTTCATTTAATAAGACAGTGCACCATACAAAATATAGATGAAAACTCGTTATGCTTTGAGGCTATGTttgagagagagaggggggggggggggggagagagagagagagagagagagagagagagagagagagagagagagagagtttGTTGTGTTTTGAGTCATTACATTAAATCAATATCGGAACGGTAACTTGTAGGCGGAGCTTAACCTTGCAGTAACCAGTATGTCGATAAATCACAACGATATTCATGTAGACCAGacgctagttattgaatgttgtccTTCACATCATGGCAAAACCAGAAATGTCCATCATTTCCCTCTTGATTGAAAATATACACGTGCGTTGTATGTTGCTTAGACTCTATAGCTAAGTGGTAGCACGAATTTTATGTAGTTAACTagttattatgttatttattaagtggaattcgtaAACCAgaactagttaacctgttagtgttgtataATAGCTAAATAGGGTAATATGTGGCAGTTCTGGACACTTTCGTTCACGCCTGTTTTAGTCTAacgatatttatcttaccaaaaaggTGACGATAGCTAGATagttatcgcgaaaattaagtggttaacacgaaacaattcgcgaacgctattaggttatcttacggcagtaatatgccatcATACATTAGAGATAAAACGTCAAGCGCATTTTAACTGGTAGCGTACACTACTTTGCGCATTAGCATATTATATAAACTTAATTTActccatttaattaaattaaaggaCAAATTCAAACCGCATTTGCTTGTTATCAATAAAGAACTCATTTCATATagctgaaatattttcaaatttcattcaaaattgcAAGGATATAAGATAGGTTACGGGCACTACAAGTTTCTCCTGTTTAGTGACAAAGCCCAAAAATTACagaaattaaaattgttaagtTATATTGTTTACctggtaaaatgtttatgacatgtgttttattactattCAAATATCTGTTGGGACATCAAGGGGATAAGAAAGCGTGTGGTATGATCAGTGACAGATAGTTTGtattattaaagggactagataccagattaaaccattgcaagaaaaaaatgtcaaaaagttacataaaattgatatcgttgtgtacaacgcattgaatcttacttactgatgtatcacatcgcttacgacaaaTGTCTCTTtggcagtttttgcgtatttttcaaATTCGAAATTCACTAGATTTGTCTTACCACGTAATTCcctgtcaatttaaaaatagcgtcgatACCAtgatgtatctgtactaatcatgtgactttcacatcTTAATTacacacactataaactggtaaaccattatgcgctatttttaaacgggtaaatcAGCTAAGAGAGCgacaacatattattttaatcatgtaaaatgatgtatcatCGGTCTCATACTAgttcgtattgacaattctaggcttgttttgaggaactACTGTATTTGTCGATTTTGGAACCATCATTCTGGTGTTAAGTCCCTTTAAACAACTAGTAGGGCATGATTTATATCAAAACTGTACACCTGTGTAGtacttatttatatcataacgATTTGCATTCTAAAAAATCTTTACAAATGATATACTAGTAATTTTTTGCGATCAGATAACATGCAAATATATAGGTTTAAACATGAATGCACTGCATGGCCGTTGACCAAATTTTCTCTCATGATGCTGGAAACTTTATGACCCTCTTATATCGTTTCTTGCTTACATCAATGTCATTGTCGCCGAAATCTAAATCACATCAACTGCCACCAGTTTATACTTTGACGTTGAAGAACCTTTCAAACCCAGTTACATTCATAACAACGATTTATCCTCAATTCTTAAGCGGTCCAAATCTTGGTCCTACCAAACAGAATGTACGCCTTTCTATGCGAACTCACCCTGATATCATCATGAATCAAGTAAATGTAAAGTCAAGTCAAAACTCACACATCTCTGGCTATTCTCTCAGAAAGCACACATATCTCTGGCTATTCTCTCAGAAAGCACACATATCTCTGGCTATTCTCCCAGAAAGCACACATATCTCTGGCTATTCTCTCAGAAAGCACACATATCTCTGGCTATTCTCCCAGAAAGCACACATATCTCTGGCTATTCTCTCAGAAAGCACACATATCTCTGGCTATTCTCTCAGAAAGCACACACATCTCTGGCTATTCTCCCAGAAAGCATACATATCTCTGGCTATTCTCCCAGAAAGCACACATATCTCTGGCTATTCTCTCAGAAAGCACACATATCTCTGGCTATTCTCTCCTCATATGACCTTTTTGATGATACAAACCATACAGCAATAGGACCAATAGGACATAGGTAAGACCCACCCGGTCTTAAATGCTTTAACGAATTTACTACTAAAATTTCATGGTGACTGCATCATTCCTAGCAAATTAGTTAATTGGAACATTTTTGGCGGGctattttttattctatttctggaggggggggggtcaccTCCACAAGAAGGGTGTTAACAGCTCTCACTACACTACTTTACGTagttgtaaaaacaagagaCCAATGTTCTACTGGCTTTGCATGACCATTTGCTCATGATCTTCTCGTGGTAATGTCCCTTCTCGTGGTAATGTCCTTTTGTGTAGTACATGTAATTTTCTGATAGTAATCACCATAGGCTTAAACATAGAAGCATCTGGTAGTCATGACCATTTGCTTAGTATTTTCTGATTGTATAGAACATTTGCTCAAAGTTATCTCCTTTGCAATGGTCAATTGCTCATGATTTCCTTACTGAATTTACCCTTTGCTCACGAGTTTCTCGTGCTAATGACTCTTTGGTTACAATGTCCTCATGGTAATAAGTTAATAACCATTTCCTCATTATTTTCTCATGGCAATAACCGTTTCCTCATTATTTTCTCATGGTCGTTACAATTTCCTCATTATTTTATCATGGTTAAAACCATTTCCTCATTATTTACCCATGGATATaccattttctcattattttctCATGGTAGTTACCATTTCCTCATTAATTTCTCATGGTTAAAACCATTTCCTCATTATTTACCGATGGATATAaccattttctcattattttctCATGGAAATAaccattttctcattattttctCATGGAAATAaccattttctcattattttctCATGGTTATGACCTTTTTGACCTTTTGgttatgattattatgataagGCCATCTGctcatcatttttataatagAAACGGCCActtgcaaacaaaatattttaacaatacacCTGTCAGAATACaaagatacattgtattttattacatataaacaatagaGATTATCACATCTTAACTGATGTCTTttacataacaaacatatatccAGCATTTCATAGAATTCAAGCCCATTGATGATATTCTTAGAACatgttaatatttgaaagttcaCGAGTACATACAGTTTTTCAATCAATATGAAACGGTTTGCTCGCAGAATGTGACTTCCTTCATTGAGTGAGCATTTCATAAAACTTGAGCCCATTAACAACATTCTCAGGAcatgatattttttgaaattttacaggCATAAGCTGTTTTTCATCAATTTGAATGGAATAAACCAAAGGCAAGGGAAATAACCTTTACAAACCGCCATAAACGACCAATTCTTGAGATCTATTGCACAATCCACATAAATATCCATGAATATGAGTTTCACACTGGGTTAAAGTTTTGAGTTGAGACTTTGCGGTTAATTTCTGCCAAGATAATTTGGTATTGCATCAATTTCTCAGAGGGCAGGTGAGCGTACCAGTCCTCTTCTGGCTGCGGCGACTTCGTCTCTGACActgtaaaatatacaaatgtacttGTGTTACGGCAGAGTCTAGCAAAAAAGAGTGATATTTTACAAAGCGACAACAATTTTAAGtacatacatacacaatcattgTAAAGTCCTGTATCCACTTATACTAATAGTCCCCTCAAGTGAAACTGGTCAGGGACTACTTAAACACTCACATGTAGCTGGGCAATGTTTTTCTTAGCACAAAGTTTGAAAGagataaaacagttaatatgttcTCAAATAAAAGAGAAGAAGCAGAGTAAAACAGATGGTACATGTTTTTTATAGGCACATCTAAGTGATTAATGtatttaatactgtttatgCCAAAGCTTTTAGTTGAATAATTCCCACATGTGCAATGAGTGTCACTTTGGAACTATGTACCAATGACTACGCTCTATtagttaaaaatacatttacaggTATATCAGTcataaataaagtttacatttacatacacacataacatgtatgtatatacagtTGAACATCGTTTATCCGAAATCGTAGCGTCCCAACAAATTACTTCGGAACAGCAGTGATTTAGattaacttctttatttaaacaacataaaacatttaaaacaaaatgacagcacacGTATGCATTCGGATTGTTCGGTATCAGATCGAGTGAGCAATGCGGTGATTGAATCCAATGAGATATGATGTTCAGACTGTATTAACCAGCAgttatatacacactacatcacctTAATGAATCGCACATTTTCtgacatgtttgtaacatacgcgtgctcaatgtcattctttaacaagcgcttattgtgctccattgtcacctcaagTCGATGCCGGAGTGCATTcgcagtatggtgtgaaaaaacAAATTGGGAATATTAACTTCGGAATAGTGATTATTTCGGAATAGTGATTATGGAATAAAGAccaaaaatttagttaaacaaagaacgAGTAAAATCGggactgaaaaatattttcaaaatagagataatttcggataaacgatgttcggaatagcggtgttcaactgtagtATATCATGTAAAGAAAAGCAGGATTTACTTTTGTCAGATATTTCAGAGTTTGCCACACTCCTTGGTCGACCCCTTCTTTTCTTAGGCACCTCACTTTCTTCCACCTGCAGAATTTTCCCCTCAGGTTCTGTAGGGCTGGACAAGCTTACACGCCCTCGGCTTTCTGTGCTCTAAGAATAAGAGGcgtgaaatgttttttaagactATAGTCATGGAACTTCACATTTCATAATCCTTTACtatctttttttttcacaatgacAGTATTGGTATTGacgtataaaaacatgcaactGGTAGTTTTGAGGTAGAGATAAATACTCATGTATGTCTTACAAATGtttgaagaaacaaaataaaaatactgcATAGAGTATGATTGTGTTTTGTAAGAGTTTACATGAAAGGTGACCATATTGTTCATGTTAACTAGCTAAGCCTTAAAATGACAATACAGTCGAACTCCATTGGCTCTAACTCAAAGGGActggcaaaaatacctcgagtctcGAAAAATTTGAGACAAGTGGGATTGTTACAGAAATCTGTCCATTACATTTTGTATGAGCCATCGTGGAATACAAGAGTTTGAGTCAACAGGGCTTGATTGTACCAATACTGAATAGCACTagaaaaatcaattaatcatgatataaaattttggaaAGAACACACAATTATGAAAATCAAACCTCTTTTCGCttccttttctttttaaattggTTATCAAGTTCAAGGGAATTGAAGAAATCTGGGCGTTCACGTCTTATTCTCTCCGTTCTTCGAATCTTTGCCTCTGAATCTTTGTCTTCATCTTCAAATAAAGAGGTgatgatgaaatattgaattaaaactatACTAGATAAACCCATGGGCAattgatttgaattttaaataattcattcattaattacTTATGGCATTAATGCAACTCATGATATATCAATTACTTCAGCAAAGTAATTGATCCATAAAGATGTGcaaccatacacatacatgtatcaaacACATCATTTAAGACACCATCTAGCAGTATTGTGTAATAGTTCAATACCCTTGTAGAGTTTAGACTAATAAAAGCCACagtattcaaatgttttatcttttatgCAGGTAATCAGAGTCTGATGTTATCATATGCTGTCACTGAATTTAACAAGTTCCCTATTACACAAGcccaaaatgaaaaacaaccatACTTGATTATGTCATAGTAAGAAAGATGTTATtagaattatataaatataagaccCAAAGACCTGCgtttgtaattaaataaaccTATATAACAAACCTAGaattattcaattcaattacattttgcagttaaattttgtttaaaagatatACAGGTGAATGAAGAAGGCAAATGTCATAACAAGTGATTCATATTGCTCTACATCAGTGCTATACTCATTATTTTCCCTGGGACCCagaacttttaaaaatgtgcatCTGAGGCATACGATTCTCCTTTTTTAAACTGATGTGTCCATAAATATATGCCTGGTGCACTCGCTTTATTGTTCCAGACTCATGGTAATGGAAGAGAGGGAtgcataataataaatcaatgtcTTACCTATCTGTTTTGGTGTTTTCTGAGCCTTTGTAGACACAACCAAAGATTTACACAATGGACACGTTTTACACGCAACTGGGATCTGAAATAACACTCAATTTTATTGTTCAGGACAATGTGAATCTGCCCTTAATAAAATCTGGCTAAAATACAGTACTATACATTACAATCAACAAGTTCAACCCACTTTCCTCTCTTGCTCTGAGGGATATACCTGATGTTGGCAGGATTCCTCTGAGGGTAAACCTGTTTCTCTAACTGCCCCCCCTCCCCCTCGGAGTTGCTGGTTTAAAGGGGTTTCCACATTAAAATCCCCTCAAGTTCATGAAAGTTGCTTGTTTATCATAGAGTGTAAATACGAGAGGTAGAGTCGGATATCAttagatattattaatattatggACTAGCAGCTGAACCTTCACATCTGTTGAGATAAGCAGGAAATAAACTTTCTTGTTcacaagttatttgtttttattctaatgtaaattgttacaaacattcccaaacattatttgtgttttagGAATAATAGAGGTTTATTGACCAAATATTCAATGCTGTCAAATAAAAAGTAGCAACAGTaagcagggctttttctatagtacccacgggtcggactatcggacccattcccaaagcaaaatataagatatttttcccaatcttcagaaaaaaatcccaatccaaaaaaaaaaaaattttttttttttttttttttttagaaattatttttacctATAccggttcattttcaacatactaataaattatgtcctgtgaagtttttttggtaattgaactcagaaatcattgattttcatcacattcagagatcggaaatatgaaatattatctgtcatgatttattgcaatagatatttacaccccaaggattgatatttcagccattgtgggtcttttaaaggaaaaaacaaactaatattaaatcattaccTAAttgcaggagactagacagctttt from Mya arenaria isolate MELC-2E11 chromosome 3, ASM2691426v1 harbors:
- the LOC128228808 gene encoding UPF0547 protein C16orf87 homolog, which codes for MFLTKSKRFKNIKMSKNSNKGMKVVKKCSECEREIPVACKTCPLCKSLVVSTKAQKTPKQIDEDKDSEAKIRRTERIRRERPDFFNSLELDNQFKKKRKRKESTESRGRVSLSSPTEPEGKILQVEESEVPKKRRGRPRSVANSEISDKMSETKSPQPEEDWYAHLPSEKLMQYQIILAEINRKVSTQNFNPV